AAGGTTTTATTACCAACAATTAACTGAAAGTACCACTGCTCTCATTGTTTAGGAGAAAAGGTGTCATTATTGGAAATGATCAGGAAGGGGATGACTCTGTTATTACAGCCCAAGTAAGTATTTTCTTTTATGTAATTCTACTTCATACATTTACTTTGCTTATGCAACAAAAGGGGTTTTCACAGGTAATTAAGGACACTATTGTATTTGAAATCTTAAAATAATTTTGTAAAAtttcccttcttttttctttcttttgaaaatgATAAAATTTCCCTTCAGTTTGCTAAGATTCTAACTGTACTTGCattaaaaaaatgataaaaactgTGTTTGCATTAcctaactttattttgtaaacaagaaaaaaagtatatgtttttgttttattttgttttgatgaGAAGTCCTTGAAATGAAACTTATATGATTGACTGTTTTAGGTCCCTCTGAACAATATGTTTGGCTATTCAACGTCTCTTCGATCAATGACACAGGTAATGACCATTCCTTTTAAGCTTCATTTGCCTTGTATGTAGATTGTCTTTACGATTCGTCTTCTATCTATCTTTGCAGGGAAAAGGCGAATTCACAATGGAGTACAAAGAGCACTCGCCCGTTTCTCATGATGTGCAGGCGCAATTAGTAAACAATTACAAGGGACCGAATGCCACTGAATAGTCTGGCTATATGCTTCATCAAAGCATTGCTCTTTTTTGTCTTGCCGGAGTCAATTGTAACCTTTTTCTTATCACATTTTTCTCGGCTTCGAGGTTGTTAAGCTCTTTATAGGAAGAATGATCATGTATATTACATGATCTATAATTTTGAAAAACGCCAATAAAAGTCTAATCGACCCTTTTGGGCTGAGTTGATAAAGTAGTCAACTGTACTCTCCTGAACTGTATATCATATAGTTGGAAGTCTTTTACATCAGTATTGCTGATTAGTAGTACTGTAGTAGCATACTATACAAAAAGAAGAATCAATTCTCTTTGGCACAATTCTTTTGTCTTTGCCGTAAAGATTAGGAACTTGATGGTGTTCCGTCCTTGGATTGTTATTCATAATTGCGTAGCAAATGATATGTTTATTTTGTCTCTTCCCTTGACATCGAAAGTAAGCATAACTTGGTTATCTTTTCGTGTAGCTAGTTGATATGTAATCGTGTTAGTTGATATATAATcgtgttacatatcgagttatctttctgttatgtcactgttatgtcaaagcaaatagagtacctagttgtgcactctttgctagttggtgcttgttagaatacatgagTTTTGTAGATTATTTCAGGACATACTCTAGATGcctattgtaataaggggtttaggcttaatATCCCCTctttgtattcgacagtttcattaatcatggCTTGCTTTGTATACTAGCTTCAAATTCTTTTATGCATCAAGCAGTACCACACATGGCACAATTATACGGAAGTGAAGAGCTTTCTCTCAAAAGGGCCTAATCCTACAATTTTTAACGGTACTTTGTTTTACTTGTGAAGCTCAAAAATGTCGTCCAAGCGGCATGGTCAGAGGAAAGAAGGCTCCTCCTGGACCATGCGACCAGGGTGGTGACACCGACTGCTGTAAAGTAGGAAAAATGTACCCAACCTATCATTGCTCACCACCGGTGGCCAAGCACACCAAGGGCTATCTTACTCTGGACAGGTTTATAATGGTATTGATGATGGAGATACTCCATCGACATGCGACAATTGATATCATTCCGACGAGACACTAGTCGTGGCGTTATCCACCGGGTGGTTTAACGATGGAGGAATATGTCTAAAGAACATCACGATTAGCGGTAATGGGCGCAGTGTGGTGGCCTTGGTGGTGGATATGTGTGACTCAACTATGGGATGTGACGTGGACAATGACTACCAGCCTCCTTGTGCTAATAATGTTGTTGATGCCTCGAAGGCTGTCTGGGAAGCATTAGCCGTGCCTCATGGCGATTGGGGTGGTTTAGACATCACCTGGTCGAATGCTTAGTTGCATTAATAAACACCGTACGTCTCTGTCTAGCTTCTTGCTTTTGTTGCAGTATTTCTGTTCATTTGGAATTTCATGTGTTCTTTAAGAAGTTGCCGATGCTATGTAACTTTGATATctgtttatgtgattttgtgaACATACTAAAAACTCTTCTATTTTCGTTTATGTGGAATATCAAATATGGCAAAGATGGTGGAAATCGATTGTTTGGAGGCTGTTAATTTTATAAACAGGTAGGAGGATTGTCTGGTAGTGGAAGGAGTGCTAGTAGAGAAGATTAAACTCCTGATGGGGTATGCTGGTATTCGAAGTGTTCATCATGTTTCTAGGTTGGCTAATGGTGCTGCTTATGGTGTTGCTAAGTTTGTAGCCCGGTTGAATGGGCGTCAtagttggttaggggttgggccctctTAACTCATGGATGTCATCGGTGATGATAGACCAGTAACTCGTCCTAGTAGGAAGAGAGTGGGGAATTTTCCACCACCGATTATTCCCATATGGTGTAACCTTTATCTTATTTGAATAAAAGTTTagtcattctcaaaaaaagaaaaatatgggaaagaaaaaaattcacttcAGCTTAGCTCATTTACACCCCTACTAAAAATCCAGCAAAACTTTTGGTTCAggtcagggccggtcctgagattgtAGAGGcctgaggcaaaaaaaaaaaaaattgtggccTCACTTGAGTTTCACATTTTAGCaatcaaacaattttttttagatctcaatttgagtttatcgtGTTTTTTGGGTATATTTTTAAATGCTTTATTAttcttatatataaatatgtgtgtgtgtgcgcgcgcccGTGTGTGTAAGATGTGGTATCTAGAAAAAAAGGAATTAAAGAAAGTAGAAGAGAGGAGAGggatttttttaaaaagaatagaagaagtaaaaagataaaataaagaaaactaaaCAGTCCAGGGATTCGAACCCATGAAGGCTTTGGTTATTTATATGTCAAGGTTTTTCCGCTCTGCCACTCTAGTACATGTGTATAATTTTTGctaataaattatatatatactaatAACTTAGACAATTATATCAATCGGAGGCCTTCGGCGACGGGTGGCCTGAGGCAGCTGCCTCACTAGGCAATCCTCAGGGCCGGCCTTGGTTCAGGTCTTTGTCAGTTCCCCTACTAATAACTGAAccaaattatatataatttaaatttccacccaagaagacttgaagagTTTCTTTCAGGATAGGTTCTTCATGTATACATATTGCGTTTATATTATGGAGATTTTGGCTTCATCTTTGAGCCGAaggacaaaaaaagaaagaaaaaaagaagaagaatttggtACGTTCATCTTATTTTTCCTTCACGATTTAACTTTAATTTACGTACTACTAGCTCATAATAGTGGAACTGCCTTCATCACGTTCACATTGTAAGGGACTAAGGGGGCTCCATCTATTTGAATTCAGATGTGAAATTGGATGATATCATTAGCTGGGTCTGTACTCGACATAATCGAACAAGGTAATTTTTGAGTGATTCAAAGTGATGTTATTCATTTCACATTACTTTTCGGTATACAAGTTTACGTAGTGATACATGGTAATTATTAACGCGTATTTTAAGTGCCTaaccattcatcattttttatttgttaaagAAAATTGGGGACGTACGAATTGTATAACTGCTTGAGGAGATCTAAAATTACCTATACGTAATGTAATGATATCATAGGAATAAGTGCTAATTAACCAGTAACTGACACTGAATCACTGATACTAGAGTTCTCACCAAACAATTCAAGATTTATTCTTTAATCCTAGAATCTCTCCACGCGGAGGGGGTTACCCCAGGCTGTCAACTGCCTTAAGAGGCTCAACTTGCTGAGACCTCCTTATGTCGCCTAGCACTCTTAGAAATCCTAGATTCCTGAGGCAACACCAATTTCTTTGGTTGCAACTTGCAACTCCATTTTAGCTGTATCTTGTTTCCCATATGCCTTCCTAGCTCTCTCTTTTTGGCGGAGAGTCCTCTAAATCGCTTGTCTGTGATTCCAAAGCCATAGAATGCTCAAAGTCCAGCTGAACCGGCCGGACTACCGGAGTAAAGGAAACCAGTTTCAAATGCTCACACAAGTTAccttctttttaaaaaaaaaaaaaaaaaaacttcattattttgtttattaattCTTAAAAACAATCTCAAACAAGCCCAAATATCTCAAAGACCGGACTTATTTAGTGAGTTGTGAAATATCTTTGACTCTAACTTATCATGTTGAACATGATTGTGTACTACCGTCTTGTCATATGTTTTCATGACTTTGAGGTTGCTAAGTACCTCTAGATTTGATCTGCAATTACTTCAAGTCTCTTTCTGCTAACATAGTTCTTGAGTTTGGCTCAGTCACTGCATGGCCCATACGGAGAAATACATATAGTATAGAAATTGAACTTCTATACTAAATTCTTAGACAGATAGAGATATTAGTGATAATTTAATTATAATACTGAAAATGTAAAGTTtgaaatttcagttttgatGAAAATTTTGATATTTCAGATTTATAAGAGTTTTGATAAAATTTCGATATATTTTGGTTAGTATTATTgtataagagcatctttagcagactctttattttggctccttagctattttggaaagcatgtttagctttttatatattttagcagctacaccagactcctaagtgactctccattataaatttttagctatctcgatcctaaatatagagagagcgagatgagattctctataatttataacattcattttgagttattttatataacttttaaatacatttaaactatgtaaccttcctttaaaaaataatataaattgaaAACTAGCTATAATAGAGAGCACTaatgcagacgtatttctaaagtggctagctaaaatgactttttagctactttggctaaaatttgactcaaaaatggttagcattgctaaagatgctcttagtactcaaaatctaattttatatattttttaaaatacaCTTAAATATCAATAAAATCATATTACAAAAACTTCAATCATTTtaaattttagggttaaatactaaatacttgttactccacaaacttttgcctgaaaaacagtttagtcccttgcctttcaaattaaactggatagtccttattctctctaattctcacacatgtccaaaacaggtctaaaatgactattctacccccaagatccttttattattattttttctctctttttttaatttctctctctctttttatttattttttctgcttttctctctctccctctccacagATCAATCTTGTCCTTCTCAGTCTTCACTACTCTCTATAAtttttcatcttcatcttcttcttcaactctcCAGAACCCACCACTAAATGGGTCTTCGTCTTCCTCTATCAGAGTGCTGTACTCGAAGCCCGTCCGCTTCAAGCAACCCTCCACTCCGTTTCTCGCCAGACGATGAGGTTGTCGGAGACGCCGGCGGGTTCTTGGGGCTCCAGAGCTTGGAGGACCAGGGTTCGGGTTCCAGGTCGAGCTTCGTGGCGGTGGACCTCGTGAATTGCTGGATCGAATTGGTAAATTGGTTACCCTTCATCCTTCTGAAATCTCAACCCGACGCCTCCAATTATGATCGACAAGGCCCAGCCTAGATTCAGAACCCGAAGACGATTTTGGTGACCGACAACAGAGGAAGAGGATCCACATCGCCGGAAGATGATTTTGGTGACCGGATCCACATCGTTAGGGTCAACGTCGTCGTTTGGGATTGGAGAGCCCGGATGTCATTTGGGACGGTTGGTCTATTCCCTCTGGTGCTCAACCCAGGACCTCCGGCGCTCAACCTCTGGTGCTTGACCTAGCTCTCTATCGCTCGACTCAGGCCAGTGGCAGATGATAATGATAAACcgggtgcccagagcttttctctgggtgcccaaagcaattaatttctttcttcttcttttttctattttggtaaaatgggaTCGGAGCTGGGTGGAGATGGTGGAATTGGTCTCTGAGGTTTGGTTGAGTTGGGCAGAGTGGCGTGACGAGGCTGTGGGCGGAGGAGACTGTCGAAGTGGGCGGAGGAGATGTTGAGGTCGAGGGAGAGATCTCCTCTGGTCCAATGGCGCTAGGAAGTTAGTCTTGGCCTTGTTGACGTGGAGAGACCTAGCAGCGGCCCCGTAGGCGAGAGCTGCCTCCTCTGGAGGGAgatggagagagggagagggaaagagagagggggggggagagagttaatcagaaaacataaaataaaataaaagagaaaaaaaaaatatatatatatagaaaaaggAATTGAGGGGTATAAAtgtcattttagacctgttgtgtgagatttgcaaagaataaggactattcagtttaatttgaaagatgagggactaaactgtttttcaggtaAAAGTTTGATAAACTTAATCCAAATTTAAAAGTAAGAACCCGATAAAAGGGTGAAATTATTGATTAGtctcttaattaattaattatttatttttttcatccTTTTCATAGTCCTTATTAAATTCGAGTGATTTTAAGCCAACTATAGAATAATTCCTCACACCAGTTGTCTCGAATAAAAGTGAAAGTCGGCCATGAAAAGTAGCACTGGACTGTGAAAAGTTTCTGTACTTCATCAGAATTCAGGTCTTTTTAATTTCCACCCAAGAAGACTCAAACAGTCAAACTAGTTTCTTTTCGTCATCCATCCATGGCTCTCGTCAGAGCTCAATTAGAAGCTGCTTCCCCTTCCACTTCCGCTTCTCCCTCTCAGTTCAGCTACGACGTGTTCTTGAGTTTCAGAGGTGAAGACACCCGTAAGAACTTCACTGATCACCTCTACACCGCCTTGACCGGAGCAGGACTTCGCACTTTCCGAGACGACGATGAACTTCCCAGAGGAGAAGACATCAAACCAGAGCTGGAGAGAGCCATCCAACTCTCGCGAAGCTCCGTTATCGTGTTTTCTAAAGACTACGCCTCTTCCAAATGGTGCCTCGACGAGCTTTGCATGATCCTTCAGCACAGAACGGCCTCCGATCACATCGTTTTGCCGGTCTTCTACGACGTTGATCCATCTCACATCAGAAAGCAGACGGGGAGCTTTGCGATCGCGTTTGCCAGACACGAGAAGAAGAGTTCTTTAGAAAAGTTGAATGCATGGAGGACAGCACTTGCGCAAGTTGCAGATCTTCCAGGAATGGTGCTGAAAAATGAAGCTGACGGGTACCCAATTCTGTTCTCAAGCTTTTGTTTTCATAGGTTTCTTGTGATTGTTTATTTTGATTCGGATTGCAATATTCTTAAGCTTTTGTTTTCATCTGTTTGTTgtaattgtttattttgattcGGGTTGCAATTTTCTAGGCACGAGTCAAAGTTCATTAAGAAAATTGTGAAAGTGATTGAGGAGAAGTTATGTCGCCCACGATTGAGTGTTGCCTCTCATCTGATGGGAATTCATGATCGAGTCGAAAATATTAATTCATGGTTACAAGATGGATCATCTGGTGTTGGGGTATATTTAATTTATGGCATTGGGGGTATAGGAAAGACAACCATTGCACAAGTTGTTTATAATCTAAATTTTAGAAGATTTGAAGGAAGCAGTTTCCTTGAAAATATCAGAGAAACTTCACAAGGAACCACTGGCTTAATTCAACTCCAGAGACAACTTCTTTCTGATATTTTGGGTGGCAGAAAAGTGAAAATACAGGGTGTTAGTCAGGGAATAAGTAAGATTAGATATGCCATAAACTCTAAAAAAGTTCTTATTGTACTCGATGATGTGGATCATATGAGCCAATTCAATGCAATACTAAGGATGCGAGATTCGTTTCATCCGGGAAGTAAAATTATTGTAACAACTAGGGATGTGGGGATTATAGAGGCTTGTCAAGCTGATAAGTTGCATAATGTTAGACCTTTAAATAGGGTTGAATCATTGGAGTTGTTTAGCAGGCATGCTTTTGGACAGGACCATCCCATTGAAGGTTACAGGGAACTTTCACAATCAGTAGTACGCCACAGCGGTGGACTTCCATTAGCTCTTCAAACCTTGGGTTCCTCTCTCTGTGGGAAAAGTATAGATGTATGGGAAAGTGCATTAAAGAAATTGAGAGCTATTCCAAATAATGAAATCCTACATCAGCTGAGAATAAGCTATGACTCTTTACAAGATGACCATGACAAAGATTTATTCCTCcatattgcatgtttctttattGGAAAGGGCAAGGATGTCATCGTCAAGATACTAGATGAATGGAAGTTCTACACAATTGTTGGCATTCAAAATCTCATTGATAGGTTCTTGGTAACCTTAGACAAGTATAATGTAGTCAAGATGCATCAAATGATTCGTGACATGGGAAGAGGAATTGTTCGCCAAGAATCAAAGTATCCAGAGAAACGTAGTAGATTATGGCATCATAAGGATTCATTCAATATACTGAAAGAAAAGAGTGTAAGAAACATGCTTCTCTCGTTACATGGATGCTTTTTCATGTTCTGCAGTAGTAGTGCTAATACCTTAGTAAATGCTTTCTTTTCTGTCTTTTATCAGGGTTCAAAGAAAATTCAAGGTTTAGCTCTTGACATGCAAATGTACCTGGCGGACATCCCCTCGAGCAATTCAAACAAGGTAACTCTGGAAACCAATGCATTTACAGGGATGCTCAGACTAAGATTACTCCAGCTTAGTCACGTACAACTTAATGGATGTTATGAAGAATTTCCTGATGGATTGAGATGGTTGTGTTGGGTTAAATTTCCTTTGGAGTCTATGCCCATTGATTTTCCTTTGGAGAGCCTGGTTGTTCTTGAATTGCAGTATAGCAGCTTGAAGCGATTTTGGAAGGGAACAAAAGTATGTTACTATAAACTTTTGCATTTGCCcctgcttttttattttaattttaatttgattACTAATTATATGTTTACAACTTACAAGAATAAATTTCTCACTttgcttctttctttatttttttcccagATTCTTCCATCATTGAAAATCCTTGATCTGAGCCATTCTAGTGGCCTTTCTGAAACTGCTGATTTCTCAAATTTCCACAATTTAGAGAAATTGATCCTTGTAGATTGTGCTTGCCTTGTTGATGTCCATGAATCCATATGCACACTTCAGAAACTTGTTTACTTGAATATTAGAGATTGCAAAAATATCA
This portion of the Rosa chinensis cultivar Old Blush chromosome 1, RchiOBHm-V2, whole genome shotgun sequence genome encodes:
- the LOC112175249 gene encoding disease resistance protein RUN1 isoform X3, whose amino-acid sequence is MALVRAQLEAASPSTSASPSQFSYDVFLSFRGEDTRKNFTDHLYTALTGAGLRTFRDDDELPRGEDIKPELERAIQLSRSSVIVFSKDYASSKWCLDELCMILQHRTASDHIVLPVFYDVDPSHIRKQTGSFAIAFARHEKKSSLEKLNAWRTALAQVADLPGMVLKNEADGHESKFIKKIVKVIEEKLCRPRLSVASHLMGIHDRVENINSWLQDGSSGVGVYLIYGIGGIGKTTIAQVVYNLNFRRFEGSSFLENIRETSQGTTGLIQLQRQLLSDILGGRKVKIQGVSQGISKIRYAINSKKVLIVLDDVDHMSQFNAILRMRDSFHPGSKIIVTTRDVGIIEACQADKLHNVRPLNRVESLELFSRHAFGQDHPIEGYRELSQSVVRHSGGLPLALQTLGSSLCGKSIDVWESALKKLRAIPNNEILHQLRISYDSLQDDHDKDLFLHIACFFIGKGKDVIVKILDEWKFYTIVGIQNLIDRFLVTLDKYNVVKMHQMIRDMGRGIVRQESKYPEKRSRLWHHKDSFNILKEKSGSKKIQGLALDMQMYLADIPSSNSNKVTLETNAFTGMLRLRLLQLSHVQLNGCYEEFPDGLRWLCWVKFPLESMPIDFPLESLVVLELQYSSLKRFWKGTKILPSLKILDLSHSSGLSETADFSNFHNLEKLILVDCACLVDVHESICTLQKLVYLNIRDCKNIRKLPKNLSRLKLLETLVISGCSSLNEFPVDMRNMESLKKLEADEIPFNQVLATTGEVKSLAIHKTIHNFWDSVPCTLVNLSLADCNLFEDAFPRDLSNLSSLRRLDLSDNPICSLPDCVRDLRGLDHLVFWGCLSLKSLVALPGVRELDTAYCESLEKITFQSLSCVPKNIDLYGDELKIVEIEYWYKMEAIGKVDEEMIHLLGLCNLESMGAIRMFVFHIYDLDERTFVLPVQGVHEYGIFSTYIPGNETEVPGTFSYKIKGSSSLSFTVVLVPNLRFRGFNIFCVYCGGRAQSFGTYGNIPPVIIQVCNNSKGLKWIYGPTCYGIPSDKKDVIWLSHWKFGVQQLEGGDEVAISVFTTRRAEVKEWGIQIVHEEEDSMSSQHNTSRDPCYDSEHDNEVIGNIGGELSDLYEVMPGIYFLYGGPFLMDHRDTYSHWKTQGYYNDFTEDSDKESAEEGKLQGDGMLASTEEAEAETGINTFCGCKIC
- the LOC112175249 gene encoding disease resistance protein RUN1 isoform X1, whose amino-acid sequence is MALVRAQLEAASPSTSASPSQFSYDVFLSFRGEDTRKNFTDHLYTALTGAGLRTFRDDDELPRGEDIKPELERAIQLSRSSVIVFSKDYASSKWCLDELCMILQHRTASDHIVLPVFYDVDPSHIRKQTGSFAIAFARHEKKSSLEKLNAWRTALAQVADLPGMVLKNEADGHESKFIKKIVKVIEEKLCRPRLSVASHLMGIHDRVENINSWLQDGSSGVGVYLIYGIGGIGKTTIAQVVYNLNFRRFEGSSFLENIRETSQGTTGLIQLQRQLLSDILGGRKVKIQGVSQGISKIRYAINSKKVLIVLDDVDHMSQFNAILRMRDSFHPGSKIIVTTRDVGIIEACQADKLHNVRPLNRVESLELFSRHAFGQDHPIEGYRELSQSVVRHSGGLPLALQTLGSSLCGKSIDVWESALKKLRAIPNNEILHQLRISYDSLQDDHDKDLFLHIACFFIGKGKDVIVKILDEWKFYTIVGIQNLIDRFLVTLDKYNVVKMHQMIRDMGRGIVRQESKYPEKRSRLWHHKDSFNILKEKSGSKKIQGLALDMQMYLADIPSSNSNKVTLETNAFTGMLRLRLLQLSHVQLNGCYEEFPDGLRWLCWVKFPLESMPIDFPLESLVVLELQYSSLKRFWKGTKILPSLKILDLSHSSGLSETADFSNFHNLEKLILVDCACLVDVHESICTLQKLVYLNIRDCKNIRKLPKNLSRLKLLETLVISGCSSLNEFPVDMRNMESLKKLEADEIPFNQVLATTGEVKSLAIHKTIHNFWDSVPCTLVNLSLADCNLFEDAFPRDLSNLSSLRRLDLSDNPICSLPDCVRDLRGLDHLVFWGCLSLKSLVALPGVRELDTAYCESLEKITFQSLSCVPKNIDLYGDELKIVEIEYWYKMEAIGKVDEEMIHLLGLCNLESMGAIRMFVFHIYDLDERTFVLPVQGVHEYGIFSTYIPGNETEVPGTFSYKIKGSSSLSFTVVLVPNLRFRGFNIFCVYCGGRAQSFGTYGNIPPVIIQVCNNSKGLKWIYGPTCYGIPSDKKDVIWLSHWKFGVQQLEGGDEVAISVFTTRRAEVKEWGIQIVHEEEDSMSSQHNTSRDPCYDSEHDNEVIGNIGGELSDLYEVMPGIYFLYGGPFLMDHRDTYSHWKTQGYYNDFTEDSDKESAEEGKLQGDGMLASTEEAEAETGINTFCGCKILVIQMLMSLVEICQNIG
- the LOC112175249 gene encoding disease resistance protein RUN1 isoform X2, producing the protein MALVRAQLEAASPSTSASPSQFSYDVFLSFRGEDTRKNFTDHLYTALTGAGLRTFRDDDELPRGEDIKPELERAIQLSRSSVIVFSKDYASSKWCLDELCMILQHRTASDHIVLPVFYDVDPSHIRKQTGSFAIAFARHEKKSSLEKLNAWRTALAQVADLPGMVLKNEADGHESKFIKKIVKVIEEKLCRPRLSVASHLMGIHDRVENINSWLQDGSSGVGVYLIYGIGGIGKTTIAQVVYNLNFRRFEGSSFLENIRETSQGTTGLIQLQRQLLSDILGGRKVKIQGVSQGISKIRYAINSKKVLIVLDDVDHMSQFNAILRMRDSFHPGSKIIVTTRDVGIIEACQADKLHNVRPLNRVESLELFSRHAFGQDHPIEGYRELSQSVVRHSGGLPLALQTLGSSLCGKSIDVWESALKKLRAIPNNEILHQLRISYDSLQDDHDKDLFLHIACFFIGKGKDVIVKILDEWKFYTIVGIQNLIDRFLVTLDKYNVVKMHQMIRDMGRGIVRQESKYPEKRSRLWHHKDSFNILKEKSGSKKIQGLALDMQMYLADIPSSNSNKVTLETNAFTGMLRLRLLQLSHVQLNGCYEEFPDGLRWLCWVKFPLESMPIDFPLESLVVLELQYSSLKRFWKGTKILPSLKILDLSHSSGLSETADFSNFHNLEKLILVDCACLVDVHESICTLQKLVYLNIRDCKNIRKLPKNLSRLKLLETLVISGCSSLNEFPVDMRNMESLKKLEADEIPFNQVLATTGEVKSLAIHKTIHNFWDSVPCTLVNLSLADCNLFEDAFPRDLSNLSSLRRLDLSDNPICSLPDCVRDLRGLDHLVFWGCLSLKSLVALPGVRELDTAYCESLEKITFQSLSCVPKNIDLYGDELKIVEIEYWYKMEAIGKVDEEMIHLLGLCNLESMGAIRMFVFHIYDLDERTFVLPVQGVHEYGIFSTYIPGNETEVPGTFSYKIKGSSSLSFTVVLVPNLRFRGFNIFCVYCGGRAQSFGTYGNIPPVIIQVCNNSKGLKWIYGPTCYGIPSDKKDVIWLSHWKFGVQQLEGGDEVAISVFTTRRAEVKEWGIQIVHEEEDSMSSQHNTSRDPCYDSEHDNEVIGNIGGELSDLYEVMPGIYFLYGGPFLMDHRDTYSHWKTQGYYNDFTEDSDKESAEGKLQGDGMLASTEEAEAETGINTFCGCKILVIQMLMSLVEICQNIG
- the LOC112175249 gene encoding disease resistance protein RUN1 isoform X4, whose protein sequence is MALVRAQLEAASPSTSASPSQFSYDVFLSFRGEDTRKNFTDHLYTALTGAGLRTFRDDDELPRGEDIKPELERAIQLSRSSVIVFSKDYASSKWCLDELCMILQHRTASDHIVLPVFYDVDPSHIRKQTGSFAIAFARHEKKSSLEKLNAWRTALAQVADLPGMVLKNEADGHESKFIKKIVKVIEEKLCRPRLSVASHLMGIHDRVENINSWLQDGSSGVGVYLIYGIGGIGKTTIAQVVYNLNFRRFEGSSFLENIRETSQGTTGLIQLQRQLLSDILGGRKVKIQGVSQGISKIRYAINSKKVLIVLDDVDHMSQFNAILRMRDSFHPGSKIIVTTRDVGIIEACQADKLHNVRPLNRVESLELFSRHAFGQDHPIEGYRELSQSVVRHSGGLPLALQTLGSSLCGKSIDVWESALKKLRAIPNNEILHQLRISYDSLQDDHDKDLFLHIACFFIGKGKDVIVKILDEWKFYTIVGIQNLIDRFLVTLDKYNVVKMHQMIRDMGRGIVRQESKYPEKRSRLWHHKDSFNILKEKSGSKKIQGLALDMQMYLADIPSSNSNKVTLETNAFTGMLRLRLLQLSHVQLNGCYEEFPDGLRWLCWVKFPLESMPIDFPLESLVVLELQYSSLKRFWKGTKILPSLKILDLSHSSGLSETADFSNFHNLEKLILVDCACLVDVHESICTLQKLVYLNIRDCKNIRKLPKNLSRLKLLETLVISGCSSLNEFPVDMRNMESLKKLEADEIPFNQVLATTGEVKSLAIHKTIHNFWDSVPCTLVNLSLADCNLFEDAFPRDLSNLSSLRRLDLSDNPICSLPDCVRDLRGLDHLVFWGCLSLKSLVALPGVRELDTAYCESLEKITFQSLSCVPKNIDLYGDELKIVEIEYWYKMEAIGKVDEEMIHLLGLCNLESMGAIRMFVFHIYDLDERTFVLPVQGVHEYGIFSTYIPGNETEVPGTFSYKIKGSSSLSFTVVLVPNLRFRGFNIFCVYCGGRAQSFGTYGNIPPVIIQVCNNSKGLKWIYGPTCYGIPSDKKDVIWLSHWKFGVQQLEGGDEVAISVFTTRRAEVKEWGIQIVHEEEDSMSSQHNTSRDPCYDSEHDNEVIGNIGGELSDLYEVMPGIYFLYGGPFLMDHRDTYSHWKTQGYYNDFTEDSDKESAEGKLQGDGMLASTEEAEAETGINTFCGCKIC